The genomic segment CCGCTGATATTCAGCATGGAGCGGTTGTTGTAAGAGTTCATGATAGGAATACCGAAACCGGCACTTACAGAGATTTCCTTCGGACCATCAACACCATTCATCTTATAATAAGGTGTGGCATAGCTGGCACCTACACGATACTGAACACGCTTGAAGAAAGCACGGCTACGCTCTCCATAGCAATACTGGGCACCGAGATTAAACTTGCTTCTATCTTTGTAGATGCCACCCTGCAAAGTGTAATTGGTACCATCAAAACTAGGATAACCCAAGCTACCCCACTTCTGCAGACTGTAATCAAAGCCAACCTTCCACTGGTTGTTATGATTCCACATCACACCCGCACCAATCATGGTAGGCAACTTGTAAGCCTTGCCGATAGAGTAAGCGGTGGTATCGGTAACACCGTTCTGGGTATCATTAGAAATGATTTTCATATCAGCAGAAGCGCCCAAACCATGTCCTGGTGAGAAGGTGACACCCACGGTAGCCCAATCTTTCTTTGAGAACTGATGGGTATACTGTACACCGAAATCAACCTTATAGCTGTTCACCTGCATAGAATAGTAGCGGGTGAGGGTCTTGTAATAAGAATTGCTGTAGCTGTTTGATACACTTCTGTCTATACTACCCCAGAGATATGAGAAGTTGGCACCTACGGACAAGCCCTTGACCGGTTCCCAACCCGCACCGATGTATGCCTGATGCAAACCACCATCGCCGGAATAAGTATTAGTATAGTAAGCTTCCTTGTCAGCATTCACCCAGTCTGATGCAGAATAATTATAGCCAACATTGGTAAAAGGAATGATACCGAAGCTCATACCTACATGTGGCAGCAAGCGGAAACCTGCAACAACATACTCAAAATTTGAGTTGTTGGCATTCTTCTTCACACCATTCTCTTCAAAATTTGTCACCTGACCAGAGATACCGGCATCAAGGATGAAAGTCATCGAATCAATTGAAGCATAAGATGCAGGGTTGAGATAGTTTACCTGATTATGCTCATGAAAGCCAAGACCGACTCCATTCATACCGCGATTAAAACCAGAAGTCTGGTCCGACAAGATGCCAAGACCATACTGGCTGTATGGCGAATTAGTACCACTTTGGGCATTAACCATAAGGGCTGACCCCAACAATAGGGTTGCTAAAAAAAGCTTTCTCATTCTTTAATAATCATTCAAAATTATATTCAGAGTGCAAAAGTATTAAAAAAAATCTAGAAAAAAGAAGGATAATTGAAAATAATAAGGTATTTTTGCATCGTGAAACGTTTTAAGCATATTTTTAGTGCCATTTTAGCAGTAATTTTAATCAATTTAACTACTGAAGTGGCTGCACAGGATTTTTCAAGAGACAAAGACTCTGATATTTCTGTGCAGAACAGTCGTGTCAATGAAGAAGCTACTGCGTGGCTCGATTCTGTTGACATTTCTCTCCTGACTTGCGGACCAGGTCAGGAGGTGTGGTCGTATTATGGACATACCGCTCTACGCATCCAGAACAAAGCTATGGGAACTGATGTTGCCGTCAACTGGGGTATGTTTAGTTTTAACCAAAGTTGCTTCATACTCCGTTTTGTTTTCGGACTCACCGATTACCAGATCGGCATCTACCCTATGAGCGACTTCATTGCCGAATATGCACGTGAAGGCAGATGGGTAAGACAGCAACGCCTCCGCCTCTCCCGTACAGAGAAACTGGAAATTCTGAGAAGCATCGACAAGAATGCACAGCCGGAGAACCGCGTATACCGCTACAATTTCTTCTATGACAACTGTACGACCCGGGCACGCGAGATGATTCTCTCCAACATTGGGAACCAGAGTACCAACTTTAAAGATATCCCTACCACTTCTACCTACAGGGAAGAGATTCACAAACTCAACGCACAGCACCGCTGGGCAAGATTCGGCAATGACCTTCTTTTGGGTTGTCAGGCAGACCGCCCTATCACACAAAGAGAATGGGAATTCTTGCCAGACAATCTGAGCAAAGACTTTGCCACAGAAGGAAGAACCGACTTTATTGATGCATCTCAGACTGCAGACGGCAAAACCAATACAACAAGTGCCAGCGGCTATATCACCCTGGTAGATGAAACATCCGATATTATCCCAGCCCAGGCACAAATAACAGACGATGCTCCTGTTACACCACGAATGATAGCCATAGCCCTGGCAATCATCATCATAGGAACAACGGTAAGAGAATGTGTAAAAAAGAAAAACTACTGGTGGTTTGATGCCATTCTGCTTGTTCTGACAGGATTACCGGGACTGATTCTCTTTGCCATGATCTTCTCGCAGCATCCTACCGTCCAGATAAATTTCCAGATTCTGATACTGAATCCGCTCAACCTCATCTTTGCCTGGAAGACTGTCAAGAGGATGAAAGCAGGTCGTCAGTATTGGTATTTCGAACTCCTGGGATGGCTTCTGCTCATAGCTCTGTTCATGCAGATATGGCAGAACTATGCTGAGGGTATGAGTATTTTGGCACTTTCTTTGCTAGCGAGATACTGCGTCAAGTCGACCATGATGGATTTAAGTCCAAACAATTATGGTTTGCAGAAGCATATCGTAAAGAAATTCAGAAAGAATAAATAGACATTAAAATATACGTAAGGAAACGATTGGCACAACATCGTTTCCGAACAGAAGAAGATAAACAACAATGATGGTAAACAGATATATCACAGCCCTTTTGGTTGTCCTGGCGGCAACCGGCATGGAGGCGCAGACTTATCAGCAGGCGCTGAAGTTTGCGCTTACGGATATATCCTACGATGAATTCATCCAGCAACCGGAGGCGAAGGCATTGGAGGAGGACATTCTCTGCGTGCTCAAAGCCATCAAAGCGGCATCAGAAGATGAGAGCATCGCAACGCATCATCCTATCCTGTCGGCAACACTTGCCGCCAATTCTTCTGACATTCTGACAGACATTCATTCACATATTTATTATGATTCCCCTACGGAGCATAGATACAGAGTTCCGTATGGGAGTATTGTTATTCGAGGTCCAGACTGCTGATTTTATGCTTTCTGTAAGCAAAACTCAGAAGATTTGCCAATAAAACAGGTAATAATTGGCAATTCCTTGCAGATTTACAGATATTTTTAGTAAATTTGCAAACTAGTAATAAACAACAGGAAAAAGCAGAAGAGGAAAAAAGGACTGACAGAGCAGCATTTGTCTTAACTCCTTAACTTCTTTAACTCCTATATTTCGAATAATAATAAAAAATAAATATACAATGAACTTTAACAAAATTCTCCAGTCATTGTTTGGCAACAAGTCAACTCGCGATATGAAGTTGATCCAGCCAATCGTAGAAAAGATCAAGGCAGAGTATCCTAAGATGCAGGCCTTAAGCAATGACGAACTTCGTGCAAAAACAAAAGAACTTCAGAAGTACGTACAGGAGTACGCCAAGGAAGAGAAGGCTAAGATTGCTGAACTCAAGGCTAAAATTGAAGACACTCCTATCGATGAGCGTGAAGGTATCTTCAATCAGATCGACAAGTTAGAGCAGGAAGCACTCGACAAGTATGAGGAAGCCCTCAACGAGGTTTTGCCTCAGGTTTTCGCTATCGTTAAGGATACTGCTCGCCGTTTCGCTGAGAACGAGGAAACAATAGTTACTGCTACCGACTTCGACCGCGAGTTGGCTTCTAATCCAGCTAACGACTTCGTTACCATCGATGGCGACAAGGCTATCTATCACAACCACTGGACAGCCGGCGGTAATGATATGAAGTGGGAAATGATTCACTACGATGTACAGCTCTTCGGTGGTGTTGTTCTCCATCAGGGTAAGATTGCCGAGATGGCTACCGGTGAGGGTAAGACCCTTGTAGGTACAACACCTATCTTCCTGAATGCCTTGACTGGTAATGGTGTTCACGTCGTTACCGTGAACGACTATTTGGCTAAGCGTGACTCTGAGTGGATGGGACCTCTCTATATGTTCCACGGTCTCTCTGTAGATTGTATCGACAAGCACCGTCCTAATTCCGACGAGCGTCGCAAGGCATACCTGGCAGATATCACCTTCGGTACCAACAACGAGTTCGGTTTCGATTATCTTCGTGATAACATGGCTACCAACCCAGCCGATCTGGTACAGCGCCAGCACAACTACGCCATCGTCGATGAGGTCGACTCAGTGTTGATTGATGATGCCCGTACCCCATTGATCATCTCTGGTCCTATTCCAAAGGGCGACGACCAGATGTTTGAGCAGTATCAGC from the Segatella copri genome contains:
- a CDS encoding Lnb N-terminal periplasmic domain-containing protein, with protein sequence MQNSRVNEEATAWLDSVDISLLTCGPGQEVWSYYGHTALRIQNKAMGTDVAVNWGMFSFNQSCFILRFVFGLTDYQIGIYPMSDFIAEYAREGRWVRQQRLRLSRTEKLEILRSIDKNAQPENRVYRYNFFYDNCTTRAREMILSNIGNQSTNFKDIPTTSTYREEIHKLNAQHRWARFGNDLLLGCQADRPITQREWEFLPDNLSKDFATEGRTDFIDASQTADGKTNTTSASGYITLVDETSDIIPAQAQITDDAPVTPRMIAIALAIIIIGTTVRECVKKKNYWWFDAILLVLTGLPGLILFAMIFSQHPTVQINFQILILNPLNLIFAWKTVKRMKAGRQYWYFELLGWLLLIALFMQIWQNYAEGMSILALSLLARYCVKSTMMDLSPNNYGLQKHIVKKFRKNK